The Oncorhynchus tshawytscha isolate Ot180627B linkage group LG12, Otsh_v2.0, whole genome shotgun sequence genome includes a window with the following:
- the ier3ip1 gene encoding immediate early response 3-interacting protein 1, with the protein MAFTLYSLIQAVILCVNAVAVLHEDRFLSKIGWGVDQSVGGFGDEPGIKVQLMNLVRSVRTVMRVPLIAVNSVCIVLLLLFG; encoded by the exons ATGGCGTTTACATTATATTCCCTTATTCAAGCGGTGATTTTGTGTGTTAATGCTGTCGCCGTATTGCACGAAGATAGATTTTTAAGTAAAA TTGGCTGGGGTGTGGACCAAAGTGTTGGAGGATTTGGTGATGAACCAGGCATCAAAGTGCAGCTAATGAACCTTGTCCGCTCTGTGAGGACAGTGATGAGAG TGCCCTTGATTGCTGTCAATTCTGTCTGCATTGTGTTGTTGCTGCTTTTTGGCTGA
- the LOC112263143 gene encoding mothers against decapentaplegic homolog 2 isoform X2, with amino-acid sequence MSSILPFTPPVVKRLLGWKKSASGPGGAGGGEQNGQEEKWCEKAVKSLVKKLKKTGQLDELEKAITTQNCNTKCVTIPSNCSEIWGLSTPNTIEQWDTSGLYSYPDQTRSLDGRLQVSHRKGLPHVIYCRLWRWPDLHSHHELRAIEACEYAFHLKKDEVCINPYHYQRVETPVLPPVLVPRHSEILTELPPLDDYTHSIPENTSFPAGIEPPNNYIPETPPPGYISEDGEASDQPMNQSSPAELSPGTLSPVNHSMDLQPVTYSEPAFWCSIAYYELNQRVGETFHASQPSLTVDGFTDPSNSERFCLGLLSNVNRNATVEMTRRHIGRGVRLYYIGGEVFAECLSDSAIFVQSPNCNQRYGWHPATVCKIPPGCNLKIFNNQEFAALLAQSVNQGFEAVYQLTRMCTIRMSFVKGWGAEYRRQTVTSTPCWIELHLNGPLQWLDKVLTQMGSPSVRCSSMS; translated from the exons ATGTCCTCCATCTTGCCTTTCACCCCTCCGGTCGTGAAGAGGCTCCTGGGGTGGAAGAAGTCAGCCAGCGGCCCCGGGGGAGCAGGGGGTGGAGAACAGAATGGCCAGGAGGAGAAGTGGTGTGAGAAGGCTGTCAAGAGCCTGGTTAAGAAGCTGAAGAAGACTGGACAGCTGGACGAGCTGGAGAAGGCCATCACCACCCAGAACTGTAACACCAAGTGTGTCACCATCCCCAG CAATTGCTCTGAAATATGGGGACTGAGTACACCAAATACGATAGAACAGTGGGATACCTCAGGCCTATACAGCTACCCTGACCAAACCAG ATCCCTGGATGGGCGCCTGCAGGTATCTCACAGAAAGGGTCTTCCTCACGTCATCTACTGCCGCTTGTGGCGATGGCCCGACCTGCACAGCCACCATGAACTGCGTGCCATCGAGGCCTGCGAGTACGCCTTCCACCTCAAGAAGGACGAGGTCTGCATCAACCCCTACCACTACCAGAGGGTGGAGACCCCGG TTCTGCCTCCTGTACTTGTGCCAAGACACTCGGAAATTCTGACAGAGCTGCCCCCATTGGATGACTACACTCATTCCATACCTGAAAACACAAGCTTTCCTGCGGGGATCGAGCCTCCAAATAACTACATACCAG aaacaccaCCACCTGGATACATAAGTGAGGATGGGGAAGCCAGCGATCAACCAATGAATCAAA GTTCTCCTGCTGAATTGTCCCCTGGCACCCTCTCACCTGTCAATCATAGCATGG ACCTGCAGCCGGTGACTTACTCTGAGCCTGCGTTCTGGTGCTCTATAGCCTACTATGAGCTGAACCAGCGTGTTGGAGAGACATTCCACGCTTCGCAGCCCTCTCTGACTGTGGATGGTTTCACAGACCCCTCCAACTCAGAGCGTTTCTGTCTGGGCTTGCTCTCCAACGTCAACAGGAATGCCACTGTAGAGATGACCAGGAGGCACATAG GAAGAGGAGTCCGGCTGTACTATATTGGCGGTGAGGTGTTTGCTGAGTGTCTCAGTGATAGCGCCATCTTTGTTCAGAGTCCAAACTGCAACCAGCGCTATGGGTGGCACCCAGCAACCGTTTGCAAAATTCCTCCAG GTTGTAACCTGAAGATCTTCAACAACCAGGAGTTTGCAGCACTGCTGGCCCAGTCTGTAAACCAGGGCTTTGAGGCTGTGTACCAGCTCACCAGGATGTGCACCATCCGCATGAGCTTTGTCAAAGGCTGGGGGGCTGAATACAG ACGGCAGACTGTCACAAGCACTCCCTGCTGGATTGAGCTGCATTTGAATGGACCCCTGCAATGGCTGGACAAAGTGTTGACTCAGATGGGATCCCCTTCTGTACGTTGCTCCAGTATGTCATAA
- the LOC112263143 gene encoding mothers against decapentaplegic homolog 2 isoform X1 yields MSSILPFTPPVVKRLLGWKKSASGPGGAGGGEQNGQEEKWCEKAVKSLVKKLKKTGQLDELEKAITTQNCNTKCVTIPSNCSEIWGLSTPNTIEQWDTSGLYSYPDQTRSLDGRLQVSHRKGLPHVIYCRLWRWPDLHSHHELRAIEACEYAFHLKKDEVCINPYHYQRVETPVLPPVLVPRHSEILTELPPLDDYTHSIPENTSFPAGIEPPNNYIPETPPPGYISEDGEASDQPMNQSMDTGSPAELSPGTLSPVNHSMDLQPVTYSEPAFWCSIAYYELNQRVGETFHASQPSLTVDGFTDPSNSERFCLGLLSNVNRNATVEMTRRHIGRGVRLYYIGGEVFAECLSDSAIFVQSPNCNQRYGWHPATVCKIPPGCNLKIFNNQEFAALLAQSVNQGFEAVYQLTRMCTIRMSFVKGWGAEYRRQTVTSTPCWIELHLNGPLQWLDKVLTQMGSPSVRCSSMS; encoded by the exons ATGTCCTCCATCTTGCCTTTCACCCCTCCGGTCGTGAAGAGGCTCCTGGGGTGGAAGAAGTCAGCCAGCGGCCCCGGGGGAGCAGGGGGTGGAGAACAGAATGGCCAGGAGGAGAAGTGGTGTGAGAAGGCTGTCAAGAGCCTGGTTAAGAAGCTGAAGAAGACTGGACAGCTGGACGAGCTGGAGAAGGCCATCACCACCCAGAACTGTAACACCAAGTGTGTCACCATCCCCAG CAATTGCTCTGAAATATGGGGACTGAGTACACCAAATACGATAGAACAGTGGGATACCTCAGGCCTATACAGCTACCCTGACCAAACCAG ATCCCTGGATGGGCGCCTGCAGGTATCTCACAGAAAGGGTCTTCCTCACGTCATCTACTGCCGCTTGTGGCGATGGCCCGACCTGCACAGCCACCATGAACTGCGTGCCATCGAGGCCTGCGAGTACGCCTTCCACCTCAAGAAGGACGAGGTCTGCATCAACCCCTACCACTACCAGAGGGTGGAGACCCCGG TTCTGCCTCCTGTACTTGTGCCAAGACACTCGGAAATTCTGACAGAGCTGCCCCCATTGGATGACTACACTCATTCCATACCTGAAAACACAAGCTTTCCTGCGGGGATCGAGCCTCCAAATAACTACATACCAG aaacaccaCCACCTGGATACATAAGTGAGGATGGGGAAGCCAGCGATCAACCAATGAATCAAAGTATGGACACAG GTTCTCCTGCTGAATTGTCCCCTGGCACCCTCTCACCTGTCAATCATAGCATGG ACCTGCAGCCGGTGACTTACTCTGAGCCTGCGTTCTGGTGCTCTATAGCCTACTATGAGCTGAACCAGCGTGTTGGAGAGACATTCCACGCTTCGCAGCCCTCTCTGACTGTGGATGGTTTCACAGACCCCTCCAACTCAGAGCGTTTCTGTCTGGGCTTGCTCTCCAACGTCAACAGGAATGCCACTGTAGAGATGACCAGGAGGCACATAG GAAGAGGAGTCCGGCTGTACTATATTGGCGGTGAGGTGTTTGCTGAGTGTCTCAGTGATAGCGCCATCTTTGTTCAGAGTCCAAACTGCAACCAGCGCTATGGGTGGCACCCAGCAACCGTTTGCAAAATTCCTCCAG GTTGTAACCTGAAGATCTTCAACAACCAGGAGTTTGCAGCACTGCTGGCCCAGTCTGTAAACCAGGGCTTTGAGGCTGTGTACCAGCTCACCAGGATGTGCACCATCCGCATGAGCTTTGTCAAAGGCTGGGGGGCTGAATACAG ACGGCAGACTGTCACAAGCACTCCCTGCTGGATTGAGCTGCATTTGAATGGACCCCTGCAATGGCTGGACAAAGTGTTGACTCAGATGGGATCCCCTTCTGTACGTTGCTCCAGTATGTCATAA